The following are encoded together in the Mesoplodon densirostris isolate mMesDen1 chromosome 2, mMesDen1 primary haplotype, whole genome shotgun sequence genome:
- the CD164L2 gene encoding CD164 sialomucin-like 2 protein, with the protein MAAPGPRALRAALCGGCCCLLLCAQLAVAGKGARGFGRGALLRMNIWPAVRGACKQLKLCEHCVEGNRVHNLSGCVWEQCQPEEPGHCVAQGEVVKEGCSVYNRSESCPAVHHHPTYEPKTITTGSPLVPEAHGPGFDGASFIGGIVLVLSLQTVAFFVLRFLKAKDSTYQTL; encoded by the exons ATGGCCGCGCCGGGACCCCGCGCCTTACGGGCTGCGCTCTGTGGCGGCTGCTGCTGCCTCCTCCTGTGTGCCCAGCTCGCTGTGGCTG GTAAAGGAGCTCGAGGCTTTGGGCGGGGAGCCCTGCTCCGCATGAACATCTGGCCAGCTGTCCGAGGGGCCTGCAAACAGCTGAAGCTCTGTGAGCATTGTGTGGAGGGGAACAGAGTACACAACCTCTCTGGCTGCGTGTGGGAGCAGTGTCAGCCGGAGGAGCCAG GACACTGTGTGGCCCAAGGTGAGGTGGTCAAGGAAGGTTGCTCTGTCTACAACCGCTCAGAGTCATGTCCAG CTGTGCACCACCACCCCACTTATGAACCGAAGACCATCACAACAGGTAG CCCCTTGGTCCCTGAGGCCCACGGCCCTGGCTTTGATGGGGCCAGCTTCATTGGTGGCATCGTGCTGGTGCTGAGCCTGCAGACAGTGGCCTTCTTTGTCTTGCGCTTCCTCAAGGCCAAGGACAGCACCTACCAGACACTGTGA